The sequence cataacaaccttcacatctgcttgaataaaaatgttagtcctctctaatcgcattgtaatcaatcatcaaaatcattaggggcctagatgcactttcacttatgctaagagagaaaaaaaatgaatattgaATCCTTCAAAACAGTGTTGACGACAAAATGTATTCGcagtgagagaaaaaaatgggtGCCGAATTTTTTGAAACAGTCTTTACAACAATGACGTACCCGAAATAATtgagagataaaaaaatatatcaaatgagCTTCAATAAATGTCTCTTGGTTATGATTGGAGAAAGACTGAAAGAGTGATAATATAATGAGTATATATGTAGGGTTTTTCTTTCAAGTTATGTTCTATTGAATATGTTtcattataaatcatttgaagtCATGAATCTTTAGTGTTGAATTGATCTTATTGGAACTTGATTTTGATTAATTGATATATACATCACTATACTCTACATTATCaaaaaatttcagaatttttcataattataaacaattttcataactatttatatCGAATTTATTAGAAAAAGGTACACAGAAGAACAACCCATTAGAATCGATGCGTCCAGGGGCCTTCGCCTAGCCTCACCCACACTGCATTTCAAGTTTTGCACCTATAAATGGCCAAATGAGCCACGGCCCAGGCACGACCGGGCCTAGTCGGGCCGGCACAATCGGACCAACACTTCGGGTCGGGCCTACCCACGGGCTGCACCCCAGCCCAGGCACGACCCAATAAGACTCGGGCCGTGTCAGCCTGGCCCGAACGCACGATAGCCCATCGTGCTTCTCTattaaataagtttatttcttcTCCCCCATCTTTTTGGGGTTGTCTTATATGgttgaaataagtctattttgtatatcTCATGTCTTTAGCCTATGCCTCAAATCGCTATATTAAGTCTATgatgggtccctcaactatttttCTTTGGTCATGTCGGGTTGTGCCGAGGTAGTAGCCTAGACACGGCCCGGCtatcgggccgggccggcacgggcccaaccgttgggccgggccaaattgtcgtgccttgggccgggccatatggccatctatatttGCACCTAGTAGTAATTAATTCtctaattattactccctctgtcccataatataagggattttgagtttttgcttgcaacgtttgaccacttgtcttattcaaaaaattttgaaattattatttattttatttgtgacttactttattatctatagtactttaggcacaacttttcgttttttatatttataaaaaaaattaaataagatgagtgatcaaacgttacaattaaaaactcaaaatcccgtatactgtgggacggagggagtatgtgattAGTTTAAATGGTCAAGCACTTTGCTGTATGTATTTAAAGCTTCCAAAACTAACTACTCCGTACAGTACGTTTGAATACCCAAACAAATTAGTAGGTATGTGTTTTTCATGGTGATTAACGCTTTCTGCAACAAGCTagtaaaacaaacaaatagtACAAGACGTTTAGACGGCTCGGCAGTTCCGATAGCCACATATATATCGTTGTTTCCTGCTACTAATATACATTTCTCCGTAAAtgatactccatctgtcctataatataagggattttaagtttttatttgtattgtttgatcactcatcttattaaaaaaaattaaaattattatttatttttttacttactttattatccaaaatattttaagcacaacttttcgtttttcatatttgcacaaattttttgaataatacgagtggtcaaacagtgcaagcaaaaaaaacttaaaatctcttatattatgagacggagggagtaatacttgATTTACCTCTctactttaatttaatttagaatACTAAAATCTTTAGCCAattacaaatactccctccgtcccctaatacattatttgaccattcgtattattcaaaaaattttaaaattattatttatttttttacttactttattatgtAAAATACAATAAGCAcatttcattttatatttgcacaaatttttttaataagacgagtggtcaaacattataaccaaaatgtcaaaatcccttagtAATAGGCACGTAAATACTCTTTTCTACTgtaaaaacatagaaatatgtttatatgccAAGAAAAATGCTTCAATTTTAGTTGTATTATGATGTAAACTTTTTATGAATAATTATCACTTATTTAGTTTAAATCCTGGATTGCAGTATTGCACCGTCTTGACATATAAATACTGAAGTACCCCTAGCAAGTTCCATCGATCGTGAGGAAGATCAGTAGAGAGCGCACTCAACTTCGCCAAATCGCCGATAATGGCCGACGCGGCCACCACCCCGCTGCTGACGAGCCATGAAGCAAAGCCGGCCAAGGCACTGTCCATCGACGACGCCATCGAGACGTACATCGGCGCCACCGGCGCCCGCCAGCTGCTCACGGCCATGTTGCTGGCCTTCGCTTGGGCTTTCGAGGCGCAGCAGGTGTTCATGCCCGTGTTCACGGACGCGGAGCCCACATGGCACTGCACCGGCGTCGCGGCCGGCGACCCCGGCTCGTTCTGCTCGCTGGCGGCCgcttcggcttcggcttcggcgtGCGCGCTCCCGCCCGGCACGTGGGAGTGGGACCGCCCGGCCGAGACGTCGGTGGTGTCGGAGTGGGCGCtcaagtgcggcggcggcggcccggcgctcGTCTCCCTCCCGGCGTCGTCGTTCTTCGCCGGCAACCTCGCCGGGGGCTTCCTGCTCACGACGCTCGCCGACACTCTCCTGGGACGAAGGAAGATGCTCGTCCTGTCACTGGTGACCATGTCCGTCGCCGGCGTGCTCACGGTCTTCTCGCCGAACGTGTGGGTGTACGCCGCCCTGCGGTTCGTGTGCGGGTTCTGCAGATCCACGGCGGGCACGTCCGCGATGGTCCTATCCACGGAGCTCGTCGGGAAGTGGTGGCGCAACACGGTGAGCGTCGCCGCGTTCGTCTTCTTCTCCGTCGGGTTCATGTCACTCCCGGCGCTCGCGTACACGCTCCGCGAGGCGTCGTGGCGGAACATGTACGTGTGGACGTCGCTCCCGTCCCTCTGCTACGCCGTCCTCCTCTACTTCCTCGTCCAGGAGTCGCCGCGGTGGCTGCTGGTGCGCGGACGGAAGCAGGAGGCCATCGCGGCGTTGCGGCAGATCGCGTCGCTCAACGGCGGCGAAGGCATTACAACGTCGAGCTTCACCAAGCTGGAAACGTGCGCCGGGGAGGTCGGGgacggcgtggccggcggcgagggcatgTTCGCCACGCTGCGGTCGATATgtgagcggcggtgggcgctcCGGAGGCTGGCGGCGATCACGACGGCCACCTTCGGCGTCGGCGTGGTCTACTACGGGATGCCGCTCAGCGTGGGCAGCCTGAGCTCCGACCTCTACCTGAGCGTGGCGTACAACGCGGCGGCCGAGCTCCCGTCGTCCGTCCTCTCGTGGCTCCTCATGGGCAGGTTCAACCGGCGCAGCTCGCTGGTCGCGCTCACCGCGGCGTCCGGGCTGTGCAGCCTCGCGTGCGTCGTCATCCCGGACCcggaggccggcgccggcggctcgcgcttgcgcctcgccgccgagctgGCCTCCTTCTTCGCGTCGTGCGCGGCGTACGACGTGCTGCTCATGTACTCGATCGAGCTGTTCCCGACGTCGGTGCGCAACTCGGCGGTGGGGCTGGTGCGGCAGGCGGGGGTGCTGGGCGGCGTGGTGGCGCCCATGCTCGTCGCGCTCGGCCGCGAGAGGAGCTACTGGTCGTTCGGCGTGTTCGGGCTCACCGTCGGCTGCCTCGGGCTGTTCGTCACCTGCCTGCCGGagacgaaggggaggaggttgTCGGACACCatggaggatgaggaggaggccgccgccgtcttgtCTGGAGGATGAGGCTATGGCGCGAGCGACATGGATAACAACGGGGAGCTCGTGTAGATGACTTTCAGGTTTGTTCTGTACATCTtgggaattaaatttgaaaatatatttttcattaaaaaaaattctgaaatattcgAAATGCAAAATTTTTACAGAAATAATGTCGATCTCGTATAATTGCGAAAAAACGTGGGCGTGTCAGCGTGGGCTCACGCAAGGAAAGTACGAGACCGCGGTTTCGAGGAACGGTATCGCTGCGGAACCAAACAGCTATATCGGTGTCATGCCgatttaattagtgattaattatcctgattaataaattattaattaattgctaattaatataattaatcactaattattagttaatagttaattaagtaattaatcactaattaaatgGAGCCGTTGGACTATGTCGTTGATTGATTCAGCAGCGAGACTATTTGGTTTCGCTCTTTCATTCCGCAAGATCGCGGTGGTCTCGCACTTTCTTTACGTGATACCGTCTGTGACGTCACGACACTACGCCAGATCCTCACACCTTTGACGGtatatctgtgacgggcataaGTACTGGTCACTGATGAAGGTCACCGTTGACGGGTCCTACAGGATACCGTCATCGGTGAGCCATCCGGCTGCGACCCatcacaggtaactagtcacctgtgacgggccgaaaATGAAACCCGTCATAacctcacctctgacgggtTCCATTTCCGAcacgtcacaggtgactagttacctgtgacgggtcacAGCCGGATGGCCCGTCAGAGGTAAGTTACCCTCACCTCTGACGGGTTTAAGCCCTCAACCGTTTGAGGTGAGGAGGGAAATTTTTTTCCTCCCAGCTGGGCCCACAACAAGAGGAGATAAGGCCGGCCATTTCTCTCGGTTCCCTCTCCCATTCCCCCATTTCTCTCGGTTCTCTCTCCCATTCTCCATttctctatctctccctctctctttctctctctctgtgcgTGAGTGGCGGCTAGGCAAGGGTGGGACGGGCGGCGTGCCGGTCCGGCAGGGGCGGTGGCGCTCTCCcttccgccagatccggcaggggcgggaggggaggcgcggtggcACCAGACGGATCTGGAGccgtggcgcggtggcggctcgATGGCGGCGctctccacctccgccggcTCGAGCGTCGGCTGCCGCCTACGCCTCCACCCGCGGGCGACGcggactccgactccgaccgCGGGCGACGCCGCCTCCGACTCCGACCGCGGGCTCCACCGCCTGTGCCTCCGCCTCCGACCGCGGGCTCCGCCGACTCCGCCTCCGACCGCGGGCGACGCCGCCTCTACTACCGCCCGCACCTCCGCCTACACCTCCACCGGCCCAAGCTTGCAGACGCCGGCCGGATCTAGAGCTCCTAGGCGGATCCAGGCCCCAACCGCCAGATCTGGCTTtggtgatgatttttgtgatgatttttttgattttgttttgtgcCCAAATGATTGTGAATGTGAAGTGATTTTGTTCTTTGGCCAGATGAATATGATTGTGATGTTTCTTGTGATTCTGTTTTGTGTCCAAATGATTGTGAATGTGattatttttgtgatttgtgaatccCTAATGAAAGTCTGCGACTAGCTATGcttacaatattttattttttttgccgaTTTTTTAGGTCTGTGACGGATCTCAATTCAGACCCCTCACAGGTAAGGATCACCATTAACGAGTTAATATGTTTACCTGTCACAGGTAAAGGTCACCAGTGACGGATTTTAGTTGAACTCCGTCAAAGGTGACTTTTACCTTTGACGGGTCTttacccgtcacaggtgacttaTGTCATCAGTGACCATTGATCTGTGACCAAACGCTTTATCCGTCACAGGTAAGAGTATGGGCCCGTCAGAGATGACGTGAACCAGCGTAGTGCGATTACGGTATTTTCGCGTAACAGTCATGCGGGATTTACGGTATATTTCTGCAAAAAAATTTGCATCCcaaatatttctaaaataaaattaaatgaaaagtatattttcaaatttaattctacATCTGGGTGCTGGATATTTTCTGTGCAGGTCGGAGATGAAACTGTAACTCGTCAGTCAAactttcatcagaatataatccAAACTACTGTTACAAACTTACAGTCCCCGGAATGCGTCTTTGAGCTTTTGGCTCGGGATTGTAACCCTAACTCTATAGTTTAAATAAAGCTTCTTGTCtttcctcgaaaaaaaaaacttacagtCCTGCTTCATTATCGGTAGGGGTGGTTAACGAGCTAAAAATTTAGCTTGACTTATTATATGACTATGAATTCGAACCGATCTAATTAAGCCACGAATTTTGAGCTCAGCGATATCTTCTCTTGTGCCAGTGACAGCGATGATGGCGACTTACTGGATTAGGATTCGTGATTAGAGCCGGTGTGGGGGAGGGATTGGGCATAGAGAGATGGCTGGAGCGGCGATATTGATGGTCCAAATGGAGGGGCATCACctggagatggattctaatcactCGAGTGGATGTCCACCTATTTATTATATgtcaattaaatatttaaaattttaaaaaattgacaagatagatctatatataatatatcactccataaacatgcaagttaaaatttaacttctacaaattgtaacaaaaatagaagttgaattttagtttgaatGTTTgcatttttgttacaatttgtagaagttgaattttaacttgcatgtttgtggagtgatatactatatattgatctatattatcacttattttcaaatttttcataaacATTTAGATTACATGTAATAAACGGGTAGACATCCACCCGGAtgattaaaacagtttcccagCATCACCTTGGCGGTACGTGAGACTAGCGAGGGACTCTAGCTGTGTtgagttcccttcaaacttctaaaaattccgccacatcaaatgtttgggcatatgcatggagcattaaatgaggaaaaaaaccaattacatggTTTGCATgtaaaattgcgagacgaatcttttgagcttagttacgccatgatttggtaatgtggtgctacaataaacatttactaatgatagattaattagtcttaataaattcgtctagcAGTTTACAGAtgaattatgtaatttgttttgttattagactatgtttaatactttaaatatgtgttcgTATACGTCAAACAAAATTTTGGGCATGCAACTAAACACTGCCTCTATCCATAGTGGTTAGTATGTGACGGGACCGGGGCAGCGTATTTATTGGTGTGAGTTGCGGGAGTGGTGTCAATGTTACACTTCAATAAGAAGATGACCGGGTGTCATTAATCCGATAGAGATGGGAAATTAAGGAGGGTAACACGGTGGGAGGAAGCAGCGATCGATGAATAGAGGGAAGAAAGTGAGACAAGAGATGTgtcctttaattttttttttaattacacagtacaacgctgACATTCACAACACGTAAACTTTACCCATATAAACATCTTCGAAGACTGAGCGGCCAGCAAATCGTTGAGATATAGCATGAATCCTAGAGCGATTCTAGCTATTTGAAGGATTGGTTGGTGTTTTACAATTTTTCGATTGCTAGCGCTTACATGGCATGTCGTATGGATGCTAAGTGGCATGCCTAACATTTTggttaatttttcttttcttttttcccctctaaattcccttatcttttttttctttttttttacgcaCGATcagaaaggaagaagagaagaaaagggggagaaaaaaatataaaatgaaaatgaGTAAATGCCCGTGTTGCATGTCATCTGAATACAACGTATGATCCCAAAAGGGTCTTGGTAATTTGGGACTAGAATACCACACTTTAATAAGTTTTAGGACctgaatatattttgagagttcGGGAATCTAGATGACACAGGTTTATCCAGGCGAACAAGTTTAAGTACCGACAGTGAAATAAGTTATTTACAACAGGTTTAGAAATTTTGGACTGAAATAAGTTTAAACTTAAaccaaatttgattaaatttgaaaaaaaaagtttactcTTAGTAGGGGACCAAGCGCTTGTTCATTTTGTTACCAATTTTAGCAATGCTAAATTTTTATAAGTTTCGAcgttatcaaattttggtagcgttaaaattatttagttcgatgtatttttcaaattttggtagTCTTTTTGTGTGAAGAAAGTTCCGGAACCAACAAACTTTGGTAGAATGGTATTGGTAAGGTAATATTTATAGTCTGTTACGCTACCATAATTTGTGCAGGATAAGATTTTGGTAGGGTTAAAAGTGGCAATAAATCCAACAGGCTCCAAATTAGTACTCCCATTAATCGGACACCGTGGTTAGCTTGTCCGCATCTGAGCTCTCGGCGCATGAAAATAGCCTAAAGGCGTGTACATATTTCCGTCCTCGTacgcatcgatcgatcaatcacaTGAAGAGACAGACGGCGCAACCGCGCAAGCAAGATTATCAGTTGCTTCGTCCCTCGcagcgccgccccccgccgtAAACTAGGCCACGGAGGCTCAACGACGACGGTGAGGAAGCTGGAGGtggagatgatggcggcggaACCTCGACCAGCGCCTGGACAGCATATGGATCGCCTCACGCGGACCACATAGAGCGGAGCCTGGACGAGATCAGGGAGAGGAGCAGGAGAAGCTCGAGCAGGTGTTCCCGGAGCTGCGGTCGCCGTGTGGGGGAGGGCCCAGGACTAGGCCATCTGCGCCGGCGATAGCGGACGACGAGGTGATCGTGCCTGATCCGGGCCTGACGAGGCTGTTCGTCAGCCAACGCGAGACCCAGATTTTGGAAGAGATCGAATGGCGAAATCAAGCAATAAGGCAGCGGCAAGCACGCGTCGTAGTTCCATTGTAGGCTTGTAGCAGCTGGttggaggaaaaaaattgtgaatatACCTATTTTTTCAGTAATTTACGTTTATATATCTACATGGAAAGAATTTACATAAATATACCTATCCCGCAGAGAAGAAACGCGGGACCGGCCGAGTGATTGGCGCAATGCAAAAAACGTGGGTCCAACAGTATTGCAGCACCGCGCGGTTCTGGGGCTGGGCATGTGAGACCGGCCGTGCATTcattataataataaaaatcgctgacgtggcgctccTAATCTTGTGGCGCTCCCACGGCTTTTAGGTAAACAAATATGCCTGTTACTGTGTTCATTTGATACACTATTTAGCACCGTTAAGACATTGTTTAATACTATTAAGACACTATTTAGCACTGTTGAGGCATTGTTTAGTACTATTGGGCACTGTTCACATAGCCAGTGCCACATGACTAGGGCTGGACGAAAAGCTCGTGACTTATTGGCTTGCTCGGCTCGttgctagctcggctcggctcggctcgactcgGCTTGTTACATTTTCttaacgagccgagctagcATCTTAGCTCGTTACtcataacgagccagctcgagctggctcacGAGCTCAACGAGCTAAGGGCAAGTAGCAGGCCAGCAGCCCAACAACCACGTTCGCGAGTCGCCCGGCCCATTTCCCAGCAACTCATCCCAAAAATGCTAACCCTAGCCTTCGTGAGCGCGTCGCCCAGTCCTCCTCTCAGGTCTCAGCCGCACAACCGTGCGGCGGCGCTGAAGCTCATCTGCC is a genomic window of Oryza glaberrima chromosome 7, OglaRS2, whole genome shotgun sequence containing:
- the LOC127780365 gene encoding organic cation/carnitine transporter 2-like, which translates into the protein MADAATTPLLTSHEAKPAKALSIDDAIETYIGATGARQLLTAMLLAFAWAFEAQQVFMPVFTDAEPTWHCTGVAAGDPGSFCSLAAASASASACALPPGTWEWDRPAETSVVSEWALKCGGGGPALVSLPASSFFAGNLAGGFLLTTLADTLLGRRKMLVLSLVTMSVAGVLTVFSPNVWVYAALRFVCGFCRSTAGTSAMVLSTELVGKWWRNTVSVAAFVFFSVGFMSLPALAYTLREASWRNMYVWTSLPSLCYAVLLYFLVQESPRWLLVRGRKQEAIAALRQIASLNGGEGITTSSFTKLETCAGEVGDGVAGGEGMFATLRSICERRWALRRLAAITTATFGVGVVYYGMPLSVGSLSSDLYLSVAYNAAAELPSSVLSWLLMGRFNRRSSLVALTAASGLCSLACVVIPDPEAGAGGSRLRLAAELASFFASCAAYDVLLMYSIELFPTSVRNSAVGLVRQAGVLGGVVAPMLVALGRERSYWSFGVFGLTVGCLGLFVTCLPETKGRRLSDTMEDEEEAAAVLSGG